From a single Nicotiana tomentosiformis chromosome 2, ASM39032v3, whole genome shotgun sequence genomic region:
- the LOC104108718 gene encoding exocyst complex component EXO84C, which yields MRMESSEEEDDFPCIESVTPQSKIDSIYQSKTEKGIRKICFELLDLKDAVENLCGNTRTKCLAFLRLSEEVVETEHELNELRKHISAQGILVQDLMNGVCRELDEWSRASGDVQEANESLQSSDYGDTLMNAMEDENVLFLENIDVLLAEHKIEEAIEAIDAKERSHPELKSSGDTSSTEPSLFKSALSKRKKMLENQLVEITERPSIGIVELKKALSGLLKLGKGSLAHQLLIKSYRSRLQKSIEAFLPLCPCYPETYSATLSNLVFSTISLTTKESGTMFGDNPVYSNRIIQWAEREIEYFVRLVKEHAPPSDGAPALHAASVCAQASLNHCNALEKQGLKLSKLLLVLLRPYMEEVLELNFIRARKAVLDFASSDEGKPLSPRFASPLSTFATTSDTLLVESGMRFIYVVKEIVEKLTQLVILHFGANILTRISHLFDKYVDALIKGLPGLSEDDNLTELKEPVLFRAETDSEQLALLGTAFTIAEELLPMVVSRIWNVLNESKEVGSENMMPAANNTVELKDWRRQLQHSLDKLRDNFCQQYVVNFIYSRDGDARLDAQIYLSGVREDTIWHTDPLPSLPFQALFGKLQQLATVAGDVLLGREKIQKVLLARLTETVVIWLSDEQEFWSVLEDESAPLQPLGLQQLILDMHFTVEIARFAGYPSRQVHQIASDIVARAVRTFSARGIDPQSALPEDEWFTETAKGAINKLLLGGSGSDTSEIDDEHLIMHDGGMSDSDGSPSSLSSVDSSESFASAQMGDLDSPVYFSDPES from the exons ATGAGGATGGAAAGcagtgaagaagaagatgatttCCCATGTATCGAAAGTGTGACCCCCCAATCCAAGATCGACTCCATTTACCAATCCAAAACTGAAAaa GGAATTAGGAAAATCTGCTTTGAGCTTTTGGATTTGAAGGATGCGGTGGAGAACTTGTGTGGTAATACCCGAACAAAGTGCTTGGCCTTCTTGAG ATTGTCTGAGGAAGTTGTGGAAACAGAACATGAGCTCAATGAGCTTAGAAAGCATATATCAGCCCAGGGGATTCTTGTTCAAGATCTCATGAATGGTGTATGTAGAGAACTGGATGAATGGAGCCGAGCTAGTGGTGATGTCCAAGAAGCTAATGAAAGTCTTCAAAGCTCTGATTATGGTGATACCCTCATGAATGCCATGGAAGATGAAAACGTGTTATTCTTGGAGAATATTGATGTTCTTCTAGCCGAGCACAAGATTGAAGAAGCAATAGAGGCAATAGATGCTAAAGAAAGAAGTCATCCTGAGCTGAAAAGTTCAGGAGACACTTCATCTACTGAACCATCATTATTTAAGTCTGCTTTGTCTAAAAGAAAAAAGATGCTCGAGAATCAGCTGGTTGAGATCACAGAACGACCCTCAATTGGTATTGTCGAACTTAAGAAGGCCTTGTCTGGTTTGCTTAAGCTCGGGAAAGGTTCTTTGGCACATCAGCTACTTATTAAGTCGTACAGATCTCGTCTCCAGAAAAGTATTGAGGCTTTCCTGCCCCTTTGTCCTTGTTATCCCGAGACTTATTCGGCTACATTGTCTAACCTTGTATTCTCTACCATTTCTTTGACTACTAAGGAATCCGGCACGATGTTTGGTGACAATCCTGTTTATAGCAACAGAATTATTCAGTGGGCAGAAAGGGAAATTGAATACTTTGTACGGTTGGTTAAAGAACATGCACCGCCTTCTGATGGAGCTCCTGCTTTACATGCCGCAAGTGTTTGTGCTCAGGCCAGTCTTAATCACTGTAATGCCTTGGAGAAACAGGGCCTTAAACTATCGAAATTACTCTTGGTACTTTTGCGCCCATATATGGAAGAAGTCCTTGAGTTGAACTTCATACGAGCCAGAAAAGCGGTTCTTGATTTTGCTTCAAGTGATGAAGGGAAGCCTTTATCACCTCGCTTTGCATCTCCTTTATCTACATTCGCAACTACATCTGATACTCTGCTTGTTGAAAGTGGAATGAGATTCATATATGTAGTCAAA GAAATAGTGGAGAAGCTCACCCAGTTAGTCATTCTACATTTTGGAGCTAACATATTGACCAGAATTTCACATCTTTTTGACAAGTATGTGGATGCATTGATTAAAGGTCTACCTGGACTCTCTGAGGATGACAATCTCACAGAGCTGAAAGAACCTGTTCTTTTTAGAGCTGAAACAGACTCTGAGCAGCTTGCTCTATTGGGAACTGCATTTACCATTGCTGAGGAACTATTGCCTATGGTTGTATCTAGAATTTGGAATGTTCTAAATGAAAGCAAGGAAGTGGGTTCTGAAAATATGATGCCTGCCGCAAACAATACCGTAGAGCTCAAGGACTGGAGGCGTCAACTTCAGCATTCGCTGGACAAACTTAGAGATAATTTCTGTCAACAATATGTTGTTAATTTCATATACTCAAGAGATGGTGATGCACGATTAGATGCACAGATTTATTTGAGTGGTGTCAGGGAAGATACAATTTGGCACACCGATCCGCTTCCTTCATTGCCATTTCAG GCATTATTTGGTAAGCTGCAGCAATTAGCAACTGTGGCAGGAGATGTTCTTCTAGGAAGAGAGAAGATACAGAAGGTTTTGCTTGCCCGGCTGACTGAGACTGTGGTAATATGGTTGTCTGATGAACAAGAATTTTGGAGTGTTCTAGAGGATGAGTCGGCTCCTCTGCAGCCGCTGGGTTTGCAGCAG TTAATTCTTGACATGCACTTCACTGTTGAAATTGCACGATTTGCTGGCTATCCATCCAGGCAAGTGCATCAAATAGCGTCAGACATAGTTGCACGTGCAGTCAGGACGTTTTCTGCCAGGGGCATAGATCCACAAAG TGCCCTACCTGAGGACGAATGGTTCACGGAAACTGCAAAAGGAGCGATAAACAAGCTTCTCCTAGGTGGTTCTGGATCAGATACATCGGAGATTGATGATGAACACCTCATTATGCATGATGGAGGGATGTCGGACTCTGATGGATCGCCTTCCTCCCTCTCAAGTGTTGATAGTTCTGAGTCATTCGCTTCTGCACAAATGGGCGATTTGGATAGCCCTGTGTATTTCTCTGATCCTGAGAGTTAA